A genomic stretch from Ursus arctos isolate Adak ecotype North America unplaced genomic scaffold, UrsArc2.0 scaffold_21, whole genome shotgun sequence includes:
- the GLS2 gene encoding glutaminase liver isoform, mitochondrial isoform X2, translated as MRSLRALQNALSGAGSHCWLGGWGHLSRSPLLGGGVRHHHSEAAALGRETPHSHQPQHQDHDSSESGMLSRLGDLLFYTIAEGQERIPIHKFTTALKATGLQTSDPRLRDCMSQMRRMVRESSSGGLLDRDLFQKCVSSNIVLLTQAFRKKFVIPDFEEFTSHVDRIFEDAKELTGGKVAAYIPQLAKSNPDLWGVSLCTVDGQRHSVGHTKIPFCLQSCVKPLTYAISISTLGTDYVHKFVGKEPSGLRYNKLSLNEEGIPHNPMVNAGAIVVSSLIKMDCNKAEKFDFVLQYLNKMAGNEYMGFSNATFQSEKETGDRNYAIGYYLKEKKCFPKGVDMMAALDLYFQVGLPAKSAVSGAILLVVPNVMGMMCLSPPLDKLGNSHRGIRFCQKLVSLFNFHNYDNLRHCARKLDPRREGGEVRNKTVVNLLFAAYSGDVSALRRFALSAMDMEQKDYDSRTALHVAAAEGHIEVVKFLIEACKVNPFVKDRWGNIPLDDAVQFNHLEVVKLLQDYQDSYTPSETQAEAAAEALSKENLESMV; from the exons ATGCGCTCTCTGAGGGCTCTGCAGAATGCGCTGAGCGGGGCCGGCAGTCACTgctggctgggaggctggggtCACCTGAGCCGGAGCCCTCTCCTTGGCGGGGGCGTCCGGCACCACCACAGTGAGGCCGCGGCGCTGGGCAGGGAGACGCCGCACAGCCACCAGCCGCAGCACCAGGATCA TGACTCGTCAGAGAGTGGCATGCTGTCCCGCCTGGGTGACCTGCTCTTCTACACTATTGCCGAAGGACAGGAAAGAATCCCTATCCACAAGTTCACTACT GCACTGAAGGCCACTGGCCTGCAGACATCAGATCCCCGGCTCCGGGACTGCATGAGCCAGATGCGCCGCATGGTTCGAGAGTCCAGCAGTGGTGGCCTCTTGGACCGAGATCTCTTCCAAAA GTGTGTGAGCAGCAACATTGTGCTCCTGACTCAGGCATTCCGAAAGAAGTTTGTCATTCCTGATTTTGAGGAGTTCACGAGCCATGTGGATCGCATCTTTGAGGATGCCAAAGAGCTCACTGGAGGCAAA GTGGCGGCCTATATCCCTCAGCTGGCCAAGTCCAATCCAGACCTGTGGGGTGTCTCCCTGTGCACTGTGGATGGTCAGCG GCACTCCGTGGGCCACACAAAGATTCCCTTCTGCCTGCAGTCCTGTGTGAAGCCCCTCACCTATGCCATCTCCATAAGTACCCTAGGCACTGACTACGTGCACAAGTTTGtgggcaaggagcccagtggCCTACGCTACAACAAGCTCTCCCTCAATGAGGAAG GAATCCCCCATAACCCCATGGTCAATGCTGGTGCCATTGTCGTGAGCTCCCTGATCAAG atggaCTGTAACAAAGCAGAGAAGTTTGATTTT gtgTTACAGTATCTGAACAAAATGGCTGGGAACGAATACATGGGTTTCAGCAATGCCAC ATTCcagtcagagaaggaaacaggggATCGGAATTATGCCATCGGCTATTATCTAAAGGAAAAGAAG TGCTTTCCCAAGGGGGTGGACATGATGGCTGCCCTTGATCTCTATTTCCAG GTGGGCCTGCCGGCCAAGTCAGCTGTGTCCGGAGCCATCCTCCTAGTGGTACCCAACGTCATGGGAATGATGTGCCTGTCACCTCCACTGGACAAGCTAGGGAACAGCCACAGGGGCATCAGGTTCTGCCAG AAGTTGGTGTCGCTCTTCAATTTTCACAACTATGACAACCTGAGGCACTGTGCTCGCAAGTTAGACCCACGGCGAGAAGGGGGAGAAGTTCGG AACAAGACTGTGGTGAACCTGTTATTCGCTGCCTATAGTGGAGATGTCTCAGCCCTTCGAAG GTTTGCGTTGTCAGCCATGGACATGGAACAGAAAGACTATGACTCCCGCACAGCCCTGCATGTTGCTGCAGCTGAAG GACACATCGAAGTTGTTAAATTCCTGATTGAAGCTTGCAAAGTGAATCCTTTTGTCAAAGACAG GTGGGGCAACATTCCCCTGGATGATGCTGTGCAGTTCAACCACCTGGAGGTGGTGAAACTGCTTCAGGATTACCAGGACTCCTACACACCATCTGAGACTCAGGCCGAGGCAGCGGCTGAGGCTCTGTCCAAAGAGAATTTAGAGAGCATGGTGTGA
- the SPRYD4 gene encoding SPRY domain-containing protein 4 — MALPFARSLCLCRWGAKRLGVAAAEARRSISFRLEEKTAHSSLALFKGDTGVKYGIVGLEPTKLALNVERFREWAVVLADTAVTSGRHYWEVTVKRSHQFRIGVADVDMSRDSCIGVDDRSWVFTYAQRKWYTMLANEKAPVEGIGQPEKVGLLLEYEAQKLSLVDVSRVAVVHTLKTDFQGPVVPAFALWDGELLTHSGLEVPEGL; from the exons ATGGCGCTGCCTTTTGCACGTTCGCTCTGCCTGTGCCGCTGGGGAGCCAAACGATTGGGGGTTGCCGCAGCCGAAGCTCGCAGAA GCATCAGCttcagactggaagaaaaaaccGCCCACAGCAGCCTGGCGCTCTTCAAAGGTGACACAGGTGTCAAATATGGCATAGTGGGATTGGAGCCCACCAAGTTGGCCCTAAATGTGGAGCGCTTCCGGGAGTGGGCAGTGGTGCTGGCAGACACAGCGGTCACCAGTGGCAGGCACTACTGGGAGGTGACAGTGAAACGCTCCCACCAGTTCCGGATAGGAGTGGCAGATGTGGACATGTCCCGGGATAGTTGCATCGGTGTTGACGATCGTTCCTGGGTGTTCACCTATGCCCAGCGCAAGTGGTACACCATGTTGGCCAATGAAAAAGCCCCTGTTGAGGGCATCGGGCAGCCAGAGAAGGTGGGGCTGCTGTTGGAGTATGAGGCCCAGAAGCTGAGCCTGGTGGATGTGAGCAGGGTCGCTGTGGTCCACACGCTAAAGACAGATTTCCAAGGTCCAGTGGTACCTGCCTTTGCACTCTGGGATGGAGAGCTGCTGACCCACTCAGGGCTTGAGGTGCCTGAAGGCCTTTAG
- the GLS2 gene encoding glutaminase liver isoform, mitochondrial isoform X1, with protein sequence MRSLRALQNALSGAGSHCWLGGWGHLSRSPLLGGGVRHHHSEAAALGRETPHSHQPQHQDHDSSESGMLSRLGDLLFYTIAEGQERIPIHKFTTALKATGLQTSDPRLRDCMSQMRRMVRESSSGGLLDRDLFQKCVSSNIVLLTQAFRKKFVIPDFEEFTSHVDRIFEDAKELTGGKVAAYIPQLAKSNPDLWGVSLCTVDGQRHSVGHTKIPFCLQSCVKPLTYAISISTLGTDYVHKFVGKEPSGLRYNKLSLNEEGIPHNPMVNAGAIVVSSLIKMDCNKAEKFDFVLQYLNKMAGNEYMGFSNATFQSEKETGDRNYAIGYYLKEKKCFPKGVDMMAALDLYFQLCSVEVTCESGSVMAATLANGGICPITGESVLSAEAVRNTLSLMHSCGMYDFSGQFAFHVGLPAKSAVSGAILLVVPNVMGMMCLSPPLDKLGNSHRGIRFCQKLVSLFNFHNYDNLRHCARKLDPRREGGEVRNKTVVNLLFAAYSGDVSALRRFALSAMDMEQKDYDSRTALHVAAAEGHIEVVKFLIEACKVNPFVKDRWGNIPLDDAVQFNHLEVVKLLQDYQDSYTPSETQAEAAAEALSKENLESMV encoded by the exons ATGCGCTCTCTGAGGGCTCTGCAGAATGCGCTGAGCGGGGCCGGCAGTCACTgctggctgggaggctggggtCACCTGAGCCGGAGCCCTCTCCTTGGCGGGGGCGTCCGGCACCACCACAGTGAGGCCGCGGCGCTGGGCAGGGAGACGCCGCACAGCCACCAGCCGCAGCACCAGGATCA TGACTCGTCAGAGAGTGGCATGCTGTCCCGCCTGGGTGACCTGCTCTTCTACACTATTGCCGAAGGACAGGAAAGAATCCCTATCCACAAGTTCACTACT GCACTGAAGGCCACTGGCCTGCAGACATCAGATCCCCGGCTCCGGGACTGCATGAGCCAGATGCGCCGCATGGTTCGAGAGTCCAGCAGTGGTGGCCTCTTGGACCGAGATCTCTTCCAAAA GTGTGTGAGCAGCAACATTGTGCTCCTGACTCAGGCATTCCGAAAGAAGTTTGTCATTCCTGATTTTGAGGAGTTCACGAGCCATGTGGATCGCATCTTTGAGGATGCCAAAGAGCTCACTGGAGGCAAA GTGGCGGCCTATATCCCTCAGCTGGCCAAGTCCAATCCAGACCTGTGGGGTGTCTCCCTGTGCACTGTGGATGGTCAGCG GCACTCCGTGGGCCACACAAAGATTCCCTTCTGCCTGCAGTCCTGTGTGAAGCCCCTCACCTATGCCATCTCCATAAGTACCCTAGGCACTGACTACGTGCACAAGTTTGtgggcaaggagcccagtggCCTACGCTACAACAAGCTCTCCCTCAATGAGGAAG GAATCCCCCATAACCCCATGGTCAATGCTGGTGCCATTGTCGTGAGCTCCCTGATCAAG atggaCTGTAACAAAGCAGAGAAGTTTGATTTT gtgTTACAGTATCTGAACAAAATGGCTGGGAACGAATACATGGGTTTCAGCAATGCCAC ATTCcagtcagagaaggaaacaggggATCGGAATTATGCCATCGGCTATTATCTAAAGGAAAAGAAG TGCTTTCCCAAGGGGGTGGACATGATGGCTGCCCTTGATCTCTATTTCCAG CTGTGCTCCGTGGAGGTGACCTGTGAATCAGGCAGTGTCATGGCAGCCACCCTGGCCAATGGCGGGATCTGCCCCATCACAGGAGAGAGCGTACTGAGCGCTGAAGCAGTGCGCAACACCCTCAGCCTCATGCACTCCTGCGGCATGTACGACTTCTCAGGCCAGTTTGCCTTCCAT GTGGGCCTGCCGGCCAAGTCAGCTGTGTCCGGAGCCATCCTCCTAGTGGTACCCAACGTCATGGGAATGATGTGCCTGTCACCTCCACTGGACAAGCTAGGGAACAGCCACAGGGGCATCAGGTTCTGCCAG AAGTTGGTGTCGCTCTTCAATTTTCACAACTATGACAACCTGAGGCACTGTGCTCGCAAGTTAGACCCACGGCGAGAAGGGGGAGAAGTTCGG AACAAGACTGTGGTGAACCTGTTATTCGCTGCCTATAGTGGAGATGTCTCAGCCCTTCGAAG GTTTGCGTTGTCAGCCATGGACATGGAACAGAAAGACTATGACTCCCGCACAGCCCTGCATGTTGCTGCAGCTGAAG GACACATCGAAGTTGTTAAATTCCTGATTGAAGCTTGCAAAGTGAATCCTTTTGTCAAAGACAG GTGGGGCAACATTCCCCTGGATGATGCTGTGCAGTTCAACCACCTGGAGGTGGTGAAACTGCTTCAGGATTACCAGGACTCCTACACACCATCTGAGACTCAGGCCGAGGCAGCGGCTGAGGCTCTGTCCAAAGAGAATTTAGAGAGCATGGTGTGA